A section of the Triticum dicoccoides isolate Atlit2015 ecotype Zavitan chromosome 7A, WEW_v2.0, whole genome shotgun sequence genome encodes:
- the LOC119328139 gene encoding uncharacterized protein LOC119328139: MNSSSSYSGPGYQVATSDHDDDAATAVLPRPADAAPVVLPKRADAEGFVSSLRSPDDADAVCKKYGIPRDHYTARPAGDLRACSPPPPGCVCVYAHALEAGMRVPLHPFFCEALAHFGVAPTQLAPNAWRIMAGFLVLCRSAGVPPSLAVFRRFFLLSVLNLKHKKRWYYFKPSFRDGPGLRFTGLPDSIYGWKRGFFFLSSPTPWPCPVEWGEPSKSSFMEPVLTDEEKKSVAKLLGANGGAAVDIRTCLCDSNLAAAVATAAPPPPPSTRSNSKGMDSAVYDMMKTMLAEKMARQASASAKKVKAEPGSSPLCGKKGNLDDANDEDAPPAARGHSVPTSVCSLLPGASRQPQDFADGDGTDWEAARELLQGAVAPPQQRVFAATEPSDVVASSYVAILQSANYVSFSLDYALELEEKLLAREAEIAALQKQLEEAKGELATAKVRRR, translated from the exons ATGAATTCTTCTTCCTCGTACTCCGGCCCGGGGTACCAGGTCGCCACCTCCGACCACGACGACGACGCCGCTACCGCCGTCCTCCCGAGGCCCGCCGACGCTGCTCCCGTCGTCCTCCCGAAGCGCGCCGACGCCGAGGGCTTCGTCTCGTCCCTGCGCTCGCCGGACGACGCCGATGCCGTGTGCAAGAAATACGGCATCCCGAGGGACCACTACACCGCGCGCCCCGCCGGCGACCTGCGCGCGTGCTCGCCCCCGCCGCCGGGGTGCGTCTGCGTGTACGCGCACGCGCTGGAGGCCGGGATGCGCGTCCCGCTACACCCCTTCTTCTGCGAGGCGCTCGCCCACTTCGGCGTCGCGCCGACGCAGCTCGCGCCCAACGCGTGGCGCATCATGGCGGGCTTCCTCGTGCTCTGCCGCTCCGCCGGCGTGCCGCCGTCGCTCGCGGTGTTCCGGCGTTTCTTCCTGCTGTCCGTCCTCAACCTCAAGCACAAAAAAAGATGGTACTACTTCAAACCCAGTTTCAGGGACGGCCCCGGCCTGCGCTTCACGGGGTTGCCAGATTCCATCTACGGCTGGAAGCgcggcttcttcttcctctcttcgccgACCCCGTGGCCTTGTCCCGTGGAGTGGGGCGAGCCGTCCAAGAGCTCCTTCATGGAGCCGGTGCTTACAGACGAGGAGAAGAAATCCGTGGCGAAGCTGCTAGGTGCTAACGGCGGCGCCGCCGTTGATATCAGGACATGTTTGTGCGACAGCAACCTTGCCGCTGCCGTGGCAACTGccgcacctccgccgccgccctctacTCGTTCCAATTCCAAAG GGATGGATTCCGCCGTCTACGACATGATGAAAACCATGCTGGCGGAGAAGATGGCCAGGCAAGCGTCGGCATCGGCAAAGAAGGTGAAAGCAGAGCCAGGGTCGTCGCCGTTGTGCGGGAAGAAAGGGAACCTGGACGATGCCAACGACGAGGACGCTCCACCTGCCGCCCGTGGCCACTCGGTGCCTACCAGCGTGTGTTCGCTACTGCCGGGGGCCTCTCGGCAGCCACAAGACTTCGCCGACGGAGACGGCACAGACTGGGAGGCTGCACGGGAGCTGCTGCAGGGCGCCGTCGCGCCACCGCAGCAGCGCGTGTTTGCGGCGACCGAGCCATCAGACGTCGTCGCGTCGAGCTATGTTGCGATTCTCCAG TCGGCGAACTACGTGTCGTTCTCCTTGGACTACGCTCTGGAGCTGGAAGAGAAGCTGTTGGCGCGTGAGGCGGAGATCGCCGCGCTGCAGAAGCAGCTGGAGGAGGCCAAGGGCGAGCTCGCCACGGCGAAGGTGCGGCGGAGGTAG